A single genomic interval of Tsukamurella paurometabola harbors:
- a CDS encoding fumarate hydratase: protein MTSNSPEFIYSDLLPIGPDTTPYRLITTEGVETFEVDGQKFLKVAPEALQQLTAEAMHDISHYLRPAHLQQLRRIIDDPEASGNDRFVALDLLKNVNISAGGVLPMCQDTGTAIVMGKKGEGVLTGVDDGEWISRGVYDAYTKLNLRYSQNAPITMYEEKNTGTNLPAQVEIYATEQGPKGPEYKFLFMAKGGGSANKSFLFQETKAILNPDRILTFLDEKIRSLGTAACPPYHLAIVIGGTSAEFALKTAKYASAHYLDELPETGSIAAHGFRDKELEEKVFELTQSFGIGAQFGGKYFCHDVRVVRLPRHGASLPVAIAVSCSADRQALGKITADGVFLEQLETDPAQYMPDAGVAEDIEGGAVVEIDLNRPMPEILAELSKYPVKTRLSLTGPLVVARDIAHAKIKERLDAGEEMPQYLRDHPVYYAGPAKTPEGMASGSFGPTTAGRMDSYVDQFQAAGGSMIMLAKGNRSKQVTQACDAHGGFYLGSIGGPAARLALDCIKSQEVIEYPELGMEAVWKIEVENFPAFIVVDDKGNDFFTDPSGEVSIPLSGIRIRSKER, encoded by the coding sequence GTGACTTCGAACAGCCCCGAATTCATCTATTCCGACCTGCTGCCCATCGGTCCCGATACGACGCCGTACCGGCTCATCACGACCGAGGGCGTCGAGACCTTCGAGGTCGACGGGCAGAAGTTCCTCAAAGTCGCGCCCGAAGCGCTGCAGCAGCTGACCGCGGAGGCGATGCACGACATCAGCCACTACCTGCGGCCCGCGCACCTGCAGCAGCTGCGCAGGATCATCGACGATCCCGAGGCGTCGGGCAACGACCGCTTCGTGGCGCTCGACCTGCTCAAGAACGTCAACATCTCCGCGGGCGGCGTACTGCCGATGTGCCAGGACACCGGCACCGCGATCGTCATGGGCAAGAAGGGCGAGGGCGTGCTGACCGGCGTCGACGACGGGGAGTGGATCTCCCGCGGCGTCTACGACGCCTACACCAAGCTCAACCTGCGCTACTCGCAGAACGCGCCGATCACCATGTACGAGGAGAAGAACACCGGCACCAACCTGCCGGCCCAGGTGGAGATCTACGCCACCGAGCAGGGGCCGAAGGGACCGGAGTACAAGTTCCTGTTCATGGCGAAGGGCGGCGGCTCGGCCAACAAGTCCTTCCTGTTCCAGGAGACGAAGGCGATCCTCAACCCGGACCGCATCCTGACGTTCCTCGACGAGAAGATCCGCTCGCTGGGCACCGCGGCCTGCCCGCCGTACCACCTCGCGATCGTCATCGGCGGTACGTCGGCCGAGTTCGCGCTGAAGACCGCCAAGTACGCCTCGGCGCACTACCTCGACGAGCTGCCCGAGACCGGCTCCATCGCCGCCCACGGGTTCCGCGACAAGGAGCTGGAGGAGAAGGTCTTCGAGCTCACCCAGTCGTTCGGCATCGGCGCGCAGTTCGGCGGCAAGTACTTCTGCCACGACGTGCGCGTGGTGCGCCTGCCGCGGCACGGTGCCTCGCTGCCCGTCGCCATCGCCGTCTCCTGCTCGGCGGACCGTCAGGCGCTCGGCAAGATCACCGCCGACGGCGTCTTCCTGGAGCAGTTGGAGACCGACCCGGCGCAGTACATGCCCGACGCCGGTGTGGCGGAGGACATCGAGGGCGGCGCGGTCGTCGAGATCGACCTCAACCGGCCGATGCCCGAGATTCTCGCGGAGCTGTCGAAGTACCCGGTGAAGACCCGCCTGTCGCTGACCGGCCCGTTGGTCGTCGCGCGCGACATCGCGCACGCCAAGATCAAGGAGCGGCTGGACGCGGGGGAGGAGATGCCGCAGTACCTGCGCGACCACCCGGTGTACTACGCCGGCCCGGCGAAGACGCCGGAGGGTATGGCGTCCGGCTCGTTCGGCCCCACGACCGCGGGCCGCATGGACAGCTACGTCGACCAGTTCCAGGCCGCGGGCGGCTCGATGATCATGCTGGCCAAGGGGAATCGCTCCAAGCAGGTCACGCAGGCCTGCGATGCGCACGGCGGCTTCTACCTCGGCTCCATCGGCGGGCCCGCGGCGCGCCTCGCGCTCGACTGCATCAAGTCGCAGGAGGTCATCGAGTACCCCGAGCTCGGCATGGAGGCCGTGTGGAAGATCGAGGTGGAGAACTTCCCGGCGTTCATCGTCGTCGACGACAAGGGCAACGACTTCTTCACCGACCCGTCGGGTGAAGTCTCGATCCCGCTGAGCGGCATCCGGATCCGCTCGAAGGAGCGCTAG
- a CDS encoding SRPBCC domain-containing protein: protein MSDDLQRALAAVAEPTRFRIIGLLAERPRTVSEVQEAIGARQPQTTKHLQVLDAAGVVVLHKLGRRRVARIDRATMRRLSDHFAALAAPGDDDATLERYELAIAAERIGDGTRAVALDRVVDAPVERVWAAWTDPARAATWWAPRHFTVEEAAIAPTPDAPVRLVLREGDGARYVSEGRVIEAAAPHRLVFTLAPVDTDGVRYFTARHTVVLSGDGPTTVGLTIDVTDVREGAAPMVAGLEPGWGQLLDALAGAVA, encoded by the coding sequence GTGAGTGACGATCTGCAGCGGGCGCTCGCGGCGGTCGCCGAGCCCACGCGGTTCCGGATCATCGGCCTCCTCGCCGAGCGTCCGCGGACCGTCTCCGAAGTCCAGGAGGCGATCGGCGCGCGCCAACCGCAGACCACCAAGCACCTCCAGGTCCTCGACGCGGCGGGCGTCGTCGTGCTGCACAAGCTGGGCCGGCGCCGCGTCGCGCGGATCGACCGCGCGACGATGCGGCGCCTGTCCGATCACTTCGCCGCGCTCGCGGCCCCCGGCGACGACGACGCGACACTCGAACGGTACGAGCTCGCGATCGCCGCGGAACGCATCGGCGACGGCACCCGCGCCGTGGCCCTCGACCGCGTCGTGGACGCGCCCGTCGAGCGGGTCTGGGCCGCGTGGACCGATCCCGCGCGCGCCGCGACCTGGTGGGCGCCCCGGCATTTCACCGTCGAGGAGGCCGCGATCGCGCCCACGCCGGACGCGCCCGTCCGGCTCGTCCTCCGGGAGGGCGACGGTGCGCGGTACGTGTCCGAGGGGCGCGTGATCGAGGCGGCGGCGCCGCACCGGCTCGTCTTCACCCTCGCGCCCGTCGACACCGATGGCGTCCGGTACTTCACCGCCCGGCACACGGTGGTCCTGAGCGGCGACGGTCCCACGACGGTCGGGCTGACGATCGACGTCACCGACGTCCGCGAGGGTGCCGCGCCGATGGTCGCCGGGCTCGAACCCGGATGGGGGCAACTGCTCGACGCGCTCGCGGGGGCGGTCGCGTAG
- a CDS encoding SRPBCC family protein — protein sequence MATILERTVSASPARVWELWTTPAGISAWWAPEGFRTDVTRLDLAPGGELAYTMTAVAPDQVAFMEQNGMPLATRSVKFFAEVEEPSRLSYRSVIDFVPDREPYEHLTVVELHPDPAGTRVVMHVEPMHDEVWTERLVAGRGNELDNLAALVAAE from the coding sequence ATGGCTACCATCCTGGAACGCACCGTCTCCGCTTCGCCCGCGCGGGTCTGGGAACTCTGGACCACCCCGGCCGGGATCTCCGCCTGGTGGGCCCCGGAGGGATTCCGCACCGATGTCACGCGACTCGATCTCGCGCCCGGAGGCGAACTCGCCTACACGATGACGGCGGTCGCGCCCGATCAGGTCGCCTTCATGGAGCAGAACGGCATGCCGCTCGCCACCCGGTCGGTCAAGTTCTTCGCCGAGGTCGAGGAGCCGTCCCGGCTGTCGTACCGGTCCGTCATCGACTTCGTGCCCGACCGTGAGCCCTACGAGCACCTCACCGTCGTCGAGCTTCATCCCGACCCCGCCGGCACCCGCGTCGTCATGCACGTCGAGCCGATGCACGACGAGGTGTGGACCGAGCGCCTGGTCGCGGGACGCGGCAACGAGCTCGACAATCTCGCGGCCCTGGTCGCCGCGGAGTGA
- a CDS encoding permease prefix domain 1-containing protein, which translates to MTGPVDAQIRQWRGYLEGRRRLRAEEVDELESHLRDAIADLEARGLDGEESFLVAVKRMGAADAVAHEFAREHSDRLWKQLVLGGVDDASASRGELPAVLALGAAAGLALLAMLHLLGDAAPRFVGFAVAPFLVAYFAWKRAMPVRAAAVVLGGFAVTAALLAAYPFASGGSTEVLAVAAAPVVLWFGVGVAYTGGAWRSAPRRMDFVRFTGEFVIYFLLIALGGGAITGLTIGALSTVGLRAETPITTWVLPVCVGGAVLVAAWLVEAKQEVIENIAPVLTRIFTPITLVMLLVVLGAFASRPGLVGADRDLLVLMTVVLVLVVGLLLYAVSARDPRRRPDVFDRLQVALVLAAIAVDLVVLVAMVTRTAEFGTSPNKAAVLGLNLILLVILLGAVRVGYGFVRGRRDFAAVEGWQTGTLPAYAAWAAVVALAFPPIFRFA; encoded by the coding sequence ATGACCGGCCCGGTCGACGCGCAGATCCGGCAGTGGCGCGGCTACCTGGAGGGCCGGCGTCGGCTGCGGGCCGAGGAGGTCGACGAGCTCGAGTCCCACCTGCGCGATGCGATCGCCGATCTCGAGGCCCGCGGCCTCGACGGCGAGGAGTCCTTCCTGGTTGCGGTCAAGCGCATGGGGGCCGCCGATGCGGTGGCGCACGAATTCGCGCGGGAGCACTCCGACCGGTTGTGGAAGCAGCTCGTGCTCGGCGGGGTCGACGATGCGTCCGCGTCTCGCGGCGAGCTGCCCGCGGTGCTCGCGCTCGGTGCCGCCGCCGGCCTGGCGTTGCTCGCGATGCTGCACCTCCTCGGCGATGCGGCGCCCCGGTTCGTCGGCTTCGCCGTCGCGCCCTTCCTGGTCGCCTACTTCGCGTGGAAGCGGGCGATGCCGGTGCGGGCCGCGGCGGTGGTTCTCGGCGGGTTCGCGGTGACGGCGGCGCTGCTCGCGGCGTACCCGTTCGCGTCCGGAGGGTCGACGGAGGTGCTGGCCGTGGCCGCCGCACCGGTGGTGCTGTGGTTCGGCGTCGGCGTCGCCTACACGGGTGGCGCGTGGCGGTCGGCGCCGCGGCGGATGGACTTCGTGCGGTTCACCGGCGAGTTCGTCATCTACTTCCTCCTCATCGCCCTCGGCGGTGGCGCGATCACGGGTTTGACGATCGGCGCGCTCAGCACCGTCGGGCTGCGCGCGGAGACTCCGATCACCACGTGGGTGCTGCCGGTCTGCGTCGGCGGTGCGGTGCTGGTGGCCGCGTGGCTCGTGGAGGCCAAGCAGGAGGTGATCGAGAACATCGCGCCCGTCCTGACGCGGATCTTCACGCCGATCACACTGGTCATGCTGCTCGTGGTGCTGGGGGCGTTCGCGTCGCGGCCCGGCCTCGTCGGCGCCGACCGGGACCTGCTGGTGCTCATGACGGTGGTGCTCGTGCTCGTCGTCGGGCTGTTGCTCTACGCGGTCTCCGCCCGCGATCCGCGCCGCCGCCCCGACGTCTTCGACCGGCTGCAGGTGGCGCTCGTCCTCGCGGCCATCGCGGTCGACCTGGTGGTGCTGGTCGCGATGGTGACCCGCACCGCGGAGTTCGGCACGTCGCCGAACAAGGCCGCCGTGCTGGGCCTGAACCTGATCCTGCTGGTGATCCTGCTCGGCGCCGTCCGCGTGGGGTACGGATTCGTCCGTGGGCGGCGCGACTTCGCCGCGGTCGAGGGGTGGCAGACCGGCACGCTGCCCGCCTATGCGGCGTGGGCGGCGGTCGTCGCTCTCGCCTTTCCGCCGATCTTCAGGTTCGCCTGA
- a CDS encoding PadR family transcriptional regulator: MHIDKDLVAASATPLVLSILSQGDSYGYAILTRVRELSGGRLEWSDGMLYPLLHRLERLGQVQSRWEVADTGRKRKHYAITPAGREALADRRDQWRAVSAALDVLWSDGAPQPGLA; this comes from the coding sequence ATGCACATCGATAAGGACCTGGTCGCCGCGTCGGCGACCCCGCTGGTACTGAGCATTCTCAGCCAGGGGGACAGCTACGGCTACGCCATTCTGACCCGCGTGCGGGAGCTCTCCGGCGGACGCCTCGAGTGGTCCGACGGCATGCTCTACCCGCTGCTGCACCGCCTCGAACGCCTCGGGCAGGTGCAGTCGCGATGGGAGGTCGCCGACACCGGCCGCAAGCGCAAGCACTACGCCATCACCCCCGCCGGGCGGGAGGCGCTCGCGGACCGTCGGGACCAGTGGCGGGCCGTCAGCGCCGCCCTGGACGTCCTCTGGTCCGACGGTGCGCCGCAGCCGGGGCTCGCATGA
- a CDS encoding GNAT family N-acetyltransferase has product MTDVPRPAARPSPPPLPASRGGAGEPSTGERVPLPEREFFVEEFRGITIVVALPRIDAATLEAASRTVDAFAAGDTRFVFVVPADGVAATTAAVGGRAVHGASTWNDDFVADLWLTVTDAKRVVVGADPATLARTAGAVSASVRASKMVLTDPGGGWGDPPRSYADIDLHGERLAAHLAGRGLADYAPAAQAALVGGAYSVNLCRAEDLDYELLTFDGRGTVLTHGRYLHLAPLQVDDFARIEALVTQGVQDGILKPRSRAEIARMAAGGLGARVLRTGHLAGVVGLEVDRYAGTGYAEVSGLITVAEFSGLGAGSLLIDGLFDLCRTRGLTHVFAVTVSDSAADFFARRGFREVGHDAVPARKWEGYDAERLEVARCFLRPVENPSRSATS; this is encoded by the coding sequence GTGACCGATGTCCCCCGGCCGGCCGCACGGCCGTCGCCGCCGCCCCTGCCCGCATCGCGCGGAGGCGCCGGCGAACCGAGCACCGGCGAGCGAGTGCCGCTGCCCGAACGCGAGTTCTTCGTCGAGGAGTTCCGCGGCATCACGATCGTCGTCGCGCTGCCGCGGATCGACGCCGCGACACTGGAGGCGGCGAGCCGCACGGTCGACGCGTTCGCAGCCGGCGACACCCGCTTCGTCTTCGTCGTTCCCGCCGACGGCGTTGCGGCGACCACCGCCGCGGTCGGCGGACGCGCCGTGCACGGCGCGTCGACCTGGAACGACGATTTCGTCGCCGACCTCTGGCTGACCGTCACCGACGCGAAACGCGTCGTGGTCGGGGCGGATCCCGCGACGCTCGCCCGCACGGCCGGAGCCGTGTCCGCGAGCGTCCGCGCATCGAAGATGGTGCTCACCGATCCCGGTGGCGGATGGGGCGACCCGCCCCGCAGCTACGCCGACATCGACCTCCACGGCGAACGCCTCGCGGCACACCTCGCGGGGCGCGGCCTCGCCGACTACGCGCCCGCCGCACAGGCGGCCCTCGTGGGCGGGGCGTACAGCGTGAACCTCTGCCGCGCCGAGGACCTCGACTATGAGCTCCTCACCTTCGACGGGCGGGGCACGGTGCTCACGCACGGCCGGTATCTGCACCTGGCCCCGCTCCAGGTGGATGACTTCGCCCGGATCGAAGCCCTGGTCACCCAGGGCGTCCAGGACGGGATCCTCAAGCCGCGGAGCCGGGCCGAGATCGCCAGAATGGCGGCGGGCGGCCTCGGTGCCCGCGTCCTCCGCACCGGCCACCTCGCGGGTGTGGTCGGACTGGAGGTGGACCGGTACGCCGGCACGGGCTACGCCGAGGTCTCGGGCCTGATCACGGTCGCGGAGTTCTCCGGACTCGGCGCCGGCAGCCTCCTGATCGACGGGTTGTTCGACCTCTGCCGCACCCGCGGACTGACGCACGTCTTCGCCGTGACGGTCAGCGACAGCGCCGCCGACTTCTTCGCCCGGCGGGGATTCCGGGAGGTCGGACACGACGCCGTTCCGGCGCGCAAGTGGGAGGGCTACGACGCCGAGCGCCTCGAAGTCGCGCGCTGCTTCCTGCGCCCCGTCGAGAACCCCTCCCGCTCCGCAACGTCATAG
- a CDS encoding GNAT family N-acetyltransferase yields the protein MQQLRRARTDDHGALVRCVQRWWGDSRSPEQSRELSLLLPRLFLQHFAGTSLILEGASGVRAFLVGFDSADRPAESYIHFVGVDPDLRGQGVARRLYSAFFERAASAGRTSVRAITSPQNRGSIAFHRALGFEVEPGDREVDGVPVHADYDGPGQDRVAFLRRL from the coding sequence GTGCAGCAGCTCCGGCGAGCGAGGACCGACGACCACGGCGCCCTAGTGCGGTGCGTGCAGCGCTGGTGGGGCGATTCGCGATCGCCCGAACAGTCGCGCGAGCTCTCGCTCCTGCTGCCCCGTCTGTTCCTGCAGCACTTCGCGGGCACGAGCCTGATCCTCGAGGGCGCGTCCGGGGTCCGGGCCTTCCTCGTGGGATTCGATTCCGCCGACCGGCCCGCGGAGTCGTACATCCATTTCGTCGGCGTGGACCCCGACCTGCGTGGTCAGGGCGTCGCTCGGCGTTTGTACTCCGCCTTCTTCGAGCGTGCGGCCAGTGCCGGGCGAACCTCGGTCCGGGCGATCACGTCGCCGCAGAACCGGGGTTCGATCGCCTTCCATCGGGCCCTGGGGTTCGAGGTCGAGCCCGGTGATCGCGAGGTCGACGGGGTGCCGGTGCACGCCGACTACGACGGTCCGGGGCAGGACAGGGTGGCGTTCCTGCGGCGGCTCTGA
- a CDS encoding PhoH family protein: MSFRETPRTYVLDTSVLLSDPWAITRFAEHDVVLPLVVISELEGKRHHAELGWFARESLRMLDDMRLEHGRLDQPIPTPGGGTVQVELNHIDPMVLPVGFRTETNDARILACALNLRAEGRDVTLVSKDIPLRVKAGAVGLDADEYRAQDVVTSGWTGMEELEVAPQVIDALFADGVVDHDAARELPCNTGVRLLGGTSSALGRVTAEKQVQLVRGDREAFGLHGRSAEQRVALDLLLDESVGIVSLGGKAGTGKSALALCAGLEAVLEKRTQRKVVVFRPLYAVGGQDLGYLPGTENEKMGPWAQAVYDTLDGLASPEVMDEVMSRGMLEVLPLTHIRGRSLHDSFVIVDEAQSLERNVLLTVLSRLGSGSRVVLTHDVAQRDNLRVGRHDGVAAVIEKLKGHPLFAHVTLTRSERSPIAALVTEMLEEFAPGA, translated from the coding sequence GTGTCTTTCCGTGAGACCCCCCGCACGTACGTGCTCGACACCTCCGTCCTGCTGTCCGATCCCTGGGCCATCACCCGCTTCGCCGAGCACGACGTCGTGCTCCCGCTCGTGGTGATCAGCGAACTCGAGGGCAAGCGGCACCACGCCGAACTCGGCTGGTTCGCCCGCGAATCGCTGCGCATGCTCGACGACATGCGGCTCGAGCACGGCCGACTCGACCAGCCGATCCCCACCCCGGGTGGGGGAACGGTCCAGGTGGAGCTCAATCACATCGACCCGATGGTGCTCCCGGTCGGTTTCCGGACGGAGACCAACGACGCCCGCATCCTCGCGTGTGCGCTGAACCTGCGCGCCGAGGGCAGGGACGTCACGCTGGTCTCCAAGGACATCCCGCTGCGGGTCAAGGCGGGTGCCGTCGGTCTGGACGCCGACGAGTACCGCGCGCAGGACGTGGTGACCTCCGGCTGGACCGGCATGGAGGAACTGGAGGTCGCGCCGCAGGTGATCGACGCCCTCTTCGCCGACGGCGTCGTCGATCACGATGCCGCGCGCGAGCTGCCGTGCAACACCGGCGTCCGCCTCCTCGGCGGCACGTCGAGCGCGCTGGGCCGGGTGACCGCCGAGAAGCAGGTGCAGCTGGTGCGCGGCGACCGCGAGGCCTTCGGGCTGCACGGCCGCAGCGCCGAGCAGCGCGTCGCGCTGGACCTGCTGCTCGACGAGTCGGTGGGCATCGTCTCGCTCGGCGGCAAGGCCGGCACCGGCAAGTCGGCGCTGGCCCTGTGCGCCGGCCTCGAGGCGGTGCTGGAGAAGCGCACGCAGCGCAAGGTCGTCGTGTTCCGCCCGCTGTACGCCGTGGGCGGCCAGGACCTCGGCTACCTGCCCGGCACCGAGAACGAGAAGATGGGGCCGTGGGCGCAGGCCGTCTACGACACGCTCGACGGTCTCGCGTCGCCCGAGGTGATGGACGAGGTGATGTCGCGCGGGATGCTGGAGGTGCTGCCGCTCACGCACATCCGCGGCCGGTCGCTGCACGACTCCTTCGTCATCGTCGACGAGGCGCAATCGCTGGAGCGCAACGTGCTGCTCACGGTGCTCTCGCGCCTCGGTTCCGGTTCGCGGGTGGTGCTCACGCACGACGTCGCGCAGCGCGACAACCTGCGGGTGGGCCGGCACGACGGCGTGGCGGCGGTGATCGAGAAGCTCAAGGGCCACCCGCTGTTCGCGCACGTGACGCTCACCCGGTCCGAGCGCTCGCCCATCGCGGCGCTGGTGACCGAGATGCTGGAGGAGTTCGCCCCCGGCGCGTAG
- a CDS encoding acyl-ACP desaturase, which produces MTSSTTEDDLTLAIDKALPDIRAAYVEAGDAWQPHDYVPWDDGRNYAFLGGEDFTPEDVKVDPVVAHGLVLGLLTKDHLPSFHRLLAQHHLIDSDWGKFVGHWTAEENRHGIALRDHVVVSRTFDVEKLEMWRLEAVTRGYRQYEGTRAEIHVAEQIAMVITHEALSADFFDRLADYAEKAEGTPAGLVTTLRKVAHDDRVQQQYWTELLTVALDVNEGHVKDALLGQARVTSPIGAETADGLDESRRIVTEAGISSPERDREILNGLLATWGLSL; this is translated from the coding sequence GTGACTTCCAGCACTACAGAGGACGACCTGACGCTCGCCATCGACAAGGCGCTGCCGGACATCCGCGCGGCTTACGTCGAGGCGGGCGATGCTTGGCAGCCGCACGACTACGTCCCGTGGGACGACGGCCGCAACTACGCCTTCCTGGGTGGCGAGGACTTCACCCCCGAGGACGTGAAGGTGGACCCGGTGGTGGCGCACGGCCTCGTCCTCGGCCTGCTGACCAAGGACCACCTGCCGTCCTTCCACCGTCTGCTGGCGCAGCACCACCTCATCGACTCGGACTGGGGCAAGTTCGTCGGCCACTGGACCGCCGAGGAGAACCGCCACGGGATCGCGCTGCGCGACCACGTCGTGGTCAGCCGCACCTTCGACGTCGAGAAGCTGGAGATGTGGCGGCTCGAGGCCGTCACCCGCGGCTACCGCCAGTACGAGGGCACCCGCGCGGAGATCCACGTCGCGGAGCAGATCGCCATGGTGATCACCCACGAGGCGCTGTCCGCCGACTTCTTCGACCGCCTCGCCGACTACGCGGAGAAGGCCGAGGGCACTCCGGCCGGCCTTGTCACCACGCTCCGCAAGGTCGCCCACGACGATCGTGTGCAGCAGCAGTACTGGACCGAGCTCCTGACCGTCGCGCTCGACGTCAACGAGGGCCACGTCAAGGACGCCCTGCTGGGCCAGGCCCGCGTCACGTCGCCGATCGGCGCGGAGACCGCCGACGGCCTGGACGAGTCGCGCCGCATCGTCACCGAGGCCGGCATCAGCTCGCCGGAGCGGGATCGGGAGATCCTGAACGGCCTCCTCGCGACGTGGGGTCTCTCGCTGTAA
- the glyA gene encoding serine hydroxymethyltransferase, with translation MSDSSVNSASLAELDPEVAAAMNGELARQRDTLEMIASENFVPRAVLQAQGSVLTNKYAEGYPGRRYYGGCEYVDVVEDLARHRAKELFGADFANVQPHSGAQANAAVLQALMEPGETLMGLDLAHGGHLTHGMRLNFSGKLYENVFYGVSKEDHRVDMDEVRKIALDTKPKVIVAGWSAYPRHLDFAAFRSIADEVGAHLWVDMAHFAGLVAAGLHPSPVPHADVVSSTVHKTLGGPRSGIILAKQEWAKKLNSAVFPGQQGGPLMHVIAAKAVALKVAGTEEFREKQQRTLDGAKILADRLNGKDVADAGVTVLTGGTDVHLVLVDLRNSDLDGQQAEDLLHEVGITVNRNAVPFDPRPPMVTSGLRIGTAALASRGFGAKEFTEVADIIGTALAQGRAADTAALRARVSALALEVPLYEGLEDWGLLSR, from the coding sequence ATGAGCGATTCCAGCGTGAACTCCGCGTCCCTGGCCGAACTCGATCCCGAGGTCGCGGCCGCCATGAACGGCGAGCTCGCGCGGCAGCGCGACACGCTGGAGATGATCGCCTCGGAGAACTTCGTGCCGCGCGCGGTGCTGCAGGCGCAGGGCTCCGTGCTCACCAACAAGTACGCCGAGGGCTATCCGGGTCGCCGCTACTACGGCGGCTGCGAGTACGTCGACGTGGTCGAGGACCTCGCCCGCCACCGCGCCAAGGAGCTCTTCGGCGCCGACTTCGCCAACGTCCAGCCGCACTCGGGCGCGCAGGCCAACGCGGCCGTGCTGCAGGCCCTCATGGAGCCGGGCGAGACGCTCATGGGGCTCGATCTCGCGCACGGCGGGCACCTCACCCACGGCATGCGGCTGAACTTCTCCGGCAAGCTCTACGAGAACGTCTTCTACGGCGTCTCCAAGGAGGATCACCGGGTCGACATGGACGAGGTGCGCAAGATCGCCCTCGACACCAAGCCGAAGGTGATCGTGGCCGGCTGGTCCGCGTACCCGCGCCACCTCGACTTCGCCGCCTTCCGCTCCATCGCCGACGAGGTGGGCGCCCATCTGTGGGTCGACATGGCGCACTTCGCCGGCCTCGTGGCCGCGGGCCTGCACCCCAGCCCCGTCCCGCACGCCGACGTCGTGTCGAGCACCGTGCACAAGACCCTCGGCGGCCCCCGCTCCGGCATCATCCTGGCGAAGCAGGAGTGGGCGAAGAAGCTCAACTCCGCCGTCTTCCCGGGCCAGCAGGGCGGCCCGCTCATGCACGTGATCGCGGCCAAGGCCGTCGCGCTCAAGGTCGCGGGCACGGAGGAGTTCCGGGAGAAGCAGCAGCGCACGCTCGACGGTGCCAAGATCCTCGCCGACCGCCTGAACGGCAAGGACGTTGCCGATGCCGGCGTCACCGTGCTGACCGGCGGCACCGACGTGCACCTGGTGCTCGTCGACCTCCGCAACAGTGACCTCGACGGCCAGCAGGCAGAGGACCTCCTCCACGAGGTGGGCATCACCGTCAACCGCAACGCCGTGCCCTTCGACCCGCGCCCGCCGATGGTCACCTCCGGCCTGCGGATCGGCACCGCCGCCCTGGCCAGCCGCGGCTTCGGTGCGAAGGAGTTCACGGAGGTCGCCGACATCATCGGCACCGCCCTCGCGCAGGGGAGGGCCGCCGACACCGCTGCGCTGCGCGCCCGCGTGTCCGCGCTGGCGCTCGAGGTCCCGCTGTACGAGGGCCTCGAGGACTGGGGCCTGCTCTCGCGCTGA